One segment of Salvelinus alpinus chromosome 1, SLU_Salpinus.1, whole genome shotgun sequence DNA contains the following:
- the LOC139536471 gene encoding reticulon-4 receptor-like: protein MKSVFIRVGELYFLVLWLQSVPRMEGWVEGCPVPCICHSEPRPTLACQQQGLYSIPTEIPIHSQRIFLQNNKLTVVRSTSFSPCRNLTVLWLYSNNISHIEAGAFYGLERLEELDIGDNDLRIISPTAFRGLSRLHTLHLHSCGLSVLPVGVFRGLFSLQHLYLQDNSLLTLHDDTFLDLANLTYLFLHNNKIKTVTDHMLRGLVSLDRLLLHQNRVTFVQRNSFHDLRKLTTLFLFFNNLTVLTGETMDPLVSLQYLRLNGNQWICDCRARTLWDWFKGFKGSSSELECHVPARLSGKDLKQLKSPDLEGCYDSSDHTWISVFSSKTRSGKLTTESPLRAGIPRCCLSDKDKSSIISSKGLPDPSSYNSRQITNNPLKEKENISKTKLLEADPNKPQNKQSLNDGPVGTLSNNLDQSSEDLSPSNDPEMKKRCAKENMSDPLCLKSHGSTIGAWRLVFLPVFWLSLDFC from the coding sequence TTGGCGAACTCTACTTTCTGGTCCTTTGGCTTCAGTCAGTGCCTCGGATGGAAGGTTGGGTGGAGGGCTGCCCAGTGCCATGCATATGCCACAGCGAGCCGCGGCCCACCTTGGCCTGCCAACAGCAGGGCCTCTACTCCATCCCCACAGAGATCCCCATCCACAGCCAGCGCATCTTCCTCCAGAACAACAAGCTTACCGTGGTCCGCTCCACCAGCTTCAGCCCCTGCAGAAACCTCACCGTACTCTGGCTCTACTCCAACAACATCAGCCACATCGAGGCTGGTGCCTTCTACGGCCTAGAGAGGCTGGAGGAGCTGGACATAGGGGACAATGACCTGAGGATCATCAGCCCCACGGCCTTCCGAGGCCTGTCTAGACTGCACACCCTGCACCTGCACAGCTGTGGCTTGTCTGTGCTGCCTGTAGGTGTTTTCAGGGGACTATTTTCCCTGCAGCACCTCTATCTCCAGGACAACAGCTTACTGACTCTCCATGACGATACTTTTCTGGACCTGGCCAACCTGACCTACCTGTTCCTCCACAACAACAAGATAAAGACTGTGACAGATCACATGCTGCGAGGCTTGGTGAGCTTGGACCGCTTGCTGCTGCATCAGAATCGAGTGACCTTCGTCCAGCGCAATTCTTTTCATGACCTGCGCAAGCTGACCACTTTGTTTCTGTTCTTCAATAATCTAACAGTGTTGACAGGGGAGACCATGGACCCACTAGTGTCCCTCCAGTACCTGCGTCTGAATGGGAACCAGTGGATCTGTGACTGCCGGGCCAGGACCCTGTGGGACTGGTTTAAGGGATTTAAAGGGTCTAGCTCAGAGCTTGAGTGCCATGTTCCTGCCAGACTGTCCGGAAAAGACCTGAAACAGCTAAAGAGCCCTGACCTGGAAGGTTGCTATGACAGCTCTGACCATACTTGGATTAGCGTGTTCAGTTCCAAGACACGATCTGGAAAACTCACCACGGAAAGTCCACTTAGGGCTGGTATTCCCAGGTGCTGCCTCTCAGACAAAGACAAGTCGTCCATCATCTCCAGCAAGGGTCTCCCAGATCCCTCCTCCTACAACAGCAGACAAATCACCAACAATCCTCTGAAGGAGAAAGAGAACATCTCCAAAACTAAACTGTTGGAAGCTGACCCCAACAAACCCCAGAACAAACAGAGTTTGAACGATGGGCCAGTGGGAACATTATCTAACAACCTGGACCAGTCCTCAGAGGATCTAAGCCCCTCCAATGACCCTGAAATGAAGAAAAGGTGTGCAAAGGAGAACATGTCAGACCCTCTGTGTCTCAAGTCCCACGGATCTACAATTGGAGCATGGAGGCTTGTCTTTCTGCCTGTGTTTTGGCTATCCTTAGACTTCTGTTAG